The window GGTAAATTTCTACACCATAGGGGGGTAATTTCTACACCATAGGGGGGTAAATTTCTACACCATAGGGGGGGTAATTTCTACACCATAGGGGGGTAAATTTCTACACCATAGGGGGGTAAATTTCTACACCATAGGGGGGTAAATTTCTACACCCAAAAATGCTGTAAGTATTGAAAATAAAGGCTTTGCTCAGTGTCTAAATATAGCTTAAATTAGCTTAAATAAAATAGCTAGCTAATAGCTAAAAGCACATAGCTAGCTATTTTTTTATTTTTTGATTAATCTATTGACTAAATCAAGAAATTTTTGAGTTGATGCTGATAATGGCTCTTGGACCATAGAGGGATAAAAAGATGTGATTTGTTTTTTTTTTGAAATGTGGGAAATATTCAAGTAGCGAATTTGCCACTTTTTAAGCCAGTATAACGCATTTTAAAATCGGTCATGTAGGGTACATCATTTTTTCGTTTAAAATTGATTGTGTGCGATTTGGTGAAGAAATACGGCTATTTATTTTGTATATTTTAAAAGAGTGGGTTCATAACCCACTCTTTTTTGGCTAATCTTGGTTATTTTCAAGTTCTTTTTCGCTGTAACCAGCTGCAATTCTTTCTTTGAACCATTTTGGCGTTTTACCACGACCAGCCCAATATGCGCCAGTCACAGGGTCTTGATATTTTGGTTTTGTTTTACGCAGGTAGCCTTGTGCAGAAAATCCAACTAAATGCATTGCCTTGATTGGATCAATGCCGTTTGCTTTGCAGTAAGACAAAAATTCATCACGCATCCTAATTAAATCTGTTCGGATCTTCAGCTGGCGCACACGATTTAATTCTTGTTCGACAGTATCAAGATCTGACAGCGATAGATCATCCAATTTGAGCGCTTCCGCTTTCTTTTTGCCATGTTTTCGCCATTTGTAATCTGATAAAAATATAATAATATCATAACATAGATTATTAAAAAATATGTTTTGAAAATATATTATTTTGAACAAAAAATTTGCAAAAAAATATTATATAATTATTATTATAATTATTAACTAATCACGGAGGTTGAAATGAGCGAATTACAGTTTTTGCAAGATTATACGATTGAGTTGTTGCAGTATGAACAATCTGAGCAGCTGATTAACGGCACTAAAGCGTTTTACTACATTGATAATTTGGTGACGCCAGCAGTGCAAAATATCGCCAATAAAATTGCGCCATACACCAGTAATCATCGCTTTAAGCGTAGCCCCATGCAAATAGAACTTGTATTTGATACACCACTGGTATCTGAAAATGTGTTTAGTATTTTTGTCAATAATGAGATGACCGAAATTGTATTTATATGCATTCGCCAGCTGTGTATTCTGAAACCAAAACTTTAACAATCAATGATCCTACAGTTTTTAATGAACAAGATATTTGGCTTGAGTTTGTTAAAATGATGTCCGATCGCAGAGTATCGTTAGAACAAGAATTTGGCCTAGTACCAACACCCAAAGACGAGTAAAAAAACCACCTGCGGCGGTTTTTTTTACTTTTGCGTCGGCGCAAATGCTTGAGCGGTTTATCCACAGGCCGCCGCCCCGCCGTGCGCCCCCATAACGCTGACGGCG of the Moraxella ovis genome contains:
- a CDS encoding H-NS family nucleoid-associated regulatory protein; amino-acid sequence: MFKIIYFQNIFFNNLCYDIIIFLSDYKWRKHGKKKAEALKLDDLSLSDLDTVEQELNRVRQLKIRTDLIRMRDEFLSYCKANGIDPIKAMHLVGFSAQGYLRKTKPKYQDPVTGAYWAGRGKTPKWFKERIAAGYSEKELENNQD